One window of Tepidanaerobacter acetatoxydans Re1 genomic DNA carries:
- a CDS encoding MATE family efflux transporter — protein MEIFNNDVQNKTSLNRIIFRLAMPAILENILHTAVWMFDTAMVGRLSAEALSAVGFGSQLAFTLVNIIGAMGIGTSALVARHVGADQPEKANKVIAQSFLISVTVSIVLMVINILLARPFFSLTMKDPEVISLGITYVKIVSFGIIFLIPTMVLNAALRGAGNTRLPMLSALVANTINIVGDYVLIFGYFGFPRMEIKGAALATVLSQIVGGIITFSYLLLGKDIVKLNLKQAVKIDIDVVKQLSKLSLPSCLEEFSHSGSRLISSIWITRMGTVPFAAHQVAVSAESMSFMPGYGFSVAASTLTGQCLGAERPDEAEKSALVAMKLALILMGGVGLLFLLFSHQLMSLFTNIDEVKNIAAACIRIAAFEQPTLAISMVMAGALRGAGDTRGTFKVGIIGTWLVRLPLIFMIVFVFKKPIVYVWMATVVQFVVEAFFMFLRFKKNNWKKIKI, from the coding sequence ATGGAGATATTCAACAATGATGTACAAAACAAGACTTCGCTTAATCGAATCATATTCAGATTAGCTATGCCGGCTATTTTGGAAAATATATTACATACTGCTGTATGGATGTTTGACACAGCCATGGTAGGAAGGTTGAGTGCTGAAGCACTTAGTGCAGTCGGATTTGGTTCACAACTGGCTTTTACATTGGTAAATATAATTGGAGCTATGGGGATTGGAACTTCGGCACTGGTAGCTCGCCATGTCGGTGCGGACCAGCCCGAAAAAGCGAATAAGGTTATTGCTCAATCTTTTTTGATTTCAGTAACTGTAAGTATTGTGTTAATGGTAATTAACATTTTATTAGCAAGACCATTTTTTTCTTTAACCATGAAAGACCCTGAAGTTATTTCACTGGGAATTACTTATGTAAAGATAGTTTCTTTCGGTATTATTTTTCTTATACCAACAATGGTTTTAAATGCTGCTCTAAGGGGTGCCGGTAATACGCGGCTTCCGATGCTGTCCGCATTGGTGGCAAATACGATAAATATAGTTGGCGATTATGTATTGATTTTTGGTTATTTTGGTTTTCCCAGAATGGAAATAAAGGGTGCTGCATTAGCTACAGTGTTATCACAAATAGTGGGCGGTATAATAACCTTTAGTTATTTATTATTAGGAAAAGACATAGTTAAGTTGAATCTTAAGCAAGCTGTAAAAATTGATATTGATGTAGTAAAGCAGCTTTCCAAGTTGAGCTTGCCTTCATGTTTAGAAGAATTTTCCCATAGTGGCAGCCGACTTATTTCTTCCATCTGGATAACGCGCATGGGAACTGTGCCTTTTGCAGCTCACCAGGTAGCTGTGAGCGCAGAATCTATGTCATTTATGCCCGGATATGGTTTTTCGGTGGCAGCTTCAACACTAACAGGACAGTGTCTTGGTGCAGAACGCCCCGATGAAGCTGAAAAAAGTGCCTTAGTTGCTATGAAATTAGCACTAATTTTGATGGGCGGTGTCGGCTTGCTTTTTCTACTATTTTCCCATCAATTAATGAGTTTATTTACCAATATTGATGAAGTCAAAAATATAGCAGCTGCTTGTATAAGGATTGCAGCATTTGAACAGCCTACACTTGCAATTTCCATGGTTATGGCGGGAGCATTACGTGGAGCCGGAGATACTCGAGGCACTTTTAAGGTAGGTATTATAGGAACATGGCTGGTTCGTTTGCCACTTATATTCATGATAGTATTTGTATTTAAAAAACCGATAGTCTATGTTTGGATGGCAACTGTGGTCCAGTTTGTTGTAGAAGCATTTT